From the genome of Solanum stenotomum isolate F172 chromosome 5, ASM1918654v1, whole genome shotgun sequence:
aacagaattcaagaacaagacaaaacaacttaattatttcaattaaaaGAATTCTCAATTATATTTAGCTATATTAAATTCAGAGATCAAaatgaaaaccaaaaaaaaaaagagacaaaagGTGAAGAACATACACAGTCTTGAATGCTCCCTTTCCCAATACCTCATTATACTGTAAGAGAAAACAAAAGCATAATTtatgagatgagtgatgactctaaaatattcaataaaaaatagtaatgaaattgtataaaataaatattgtaaattgataagtcataatgaaaatgatcataatttaaaagtactaaatcatgctaaaataagtctcataagtattagttatatgattaaacattaaataaatattaaaattaggttattttaaatgtctaaaccaatgtaaaactaaagaacaattattcaacattattgtcattcttagtgttgaagtattcatttgattttgaattgagCTTTATTAGAATTATTAATATCTATAGATTATAACCTTTATTAGACCACTcaaaattctaagtgtcaaaaaaaatttcaaaaaatatgttaaaagataaaaattatgaaaacgtataagtaatatttagaaattacatcaaaataaatacttttatggataaaataaattttaaaattttttgttttatatatatatatatataatgtcagattggtttggtctcggattgaccttttttagttaaaaccaaaccaacccaagtaTAGTCGGGGTTTTTTTCCGGTGAGCTGAAGCTACGCCATGGCCTGTCTAGTTACCTCACCCAAATACTTCTTAGGTCTACCTTTACCCCTCTTCAAGCCCTCAATGACCAGTCTCATGCACCCAACTCATTGGGACATCTGCACATTTCCTCGTCACACACCCGAATCATCGCAACCTTACTTCCCACATCTTATCCTCCACGAGGGCCATTTCTACCTTGGCTCAAACAacttcattcctaatcttatcatTCATGGTGTGCCTAAACATCTATCTCAGCATCCTCATCTCAAGCTACTCTCATTTTCTAAACATAGAAATTCTTGACTGACCAATACTCCATCTCATATAACATAGTCGGCGTAACAATCACTCACATTCTTATCACAAAGAACACCGGATGCGAGCCTCCATTTTATCCTCCTCGCCCTATTACGATGTGTGACATCCTCCTCAATCTCTTTGTAACCTTGAATAACTGACCCTAGGTACTTGAAACTTGCTTctcagtttttttaaaaaaaagtattttctctAGCGAAAGTAGAAAAAGCTAGCTCCACAACTAACATTCCACATTGTTTGTCTCCTCTCCACCCTCCACAACACACCCTAAGCCCCATCCCCACCACGTCACATCCCTACCCCTActagattatatacaaatatactttggaaatactatttattttctaataaaacattttccttcgtaccaaaatCAAAACTTGAATAAGTAATATAGAAATGTAAACGAATTACCCTAACATAGCGCCCATTGGGATCTTTGTCAACATAGTCATGTTGCAAATTGAATGTCTCATTAGCCCAATTTCCAATTCCAGCCCGAGAAACCATTTCTGttgaacaaaaagaaaacacaacGACGACGACGAAGAAACAAGATTTTACTCAAAGACAAAAGAGGATTTCATCaagaaaaagtgatttttttgaaTGACTCAAAAGGCCAGGGAGGAAGAAGAATTGTCGTCGGAATCGACATTGGTGGGTATCATTGAGATCCACCCAATTCGTCGAATGAAATATACAATTGTCAGATGTGATTCTTGTTTCCATACCATTCTCCATTATAAAACGAATTTTTACAAGTCTTCTTCATTCAAGGCATACAACAACTAGCACGTAATTTGCTTTACTCAATTGTTGTGATGATATCAAAAAATAGCATCAACATATAAAATGTTGATTAGAAAAAAATGGGATAAAAcgaaaaaaatggagaaacgGAAGGTTTGTTAAAAGGGAATTTGATTGCTAAATAAAAGGAAACAAACACTTGGGATCTGTTTTtagttcatatgtttttttgtaTATTCCATAATGTAACGTAAATAGaaaaacaggaaaaaaaaaatacatttgaaTTATAAGGTTAAATAGaaaaacaggaaaaaaaaatgcatttgaattataagataaaaacaggaaaaaaaaatacatttgaaTTATAAGGTTAAatagaaaaacagaaaaaaaaaaaatgcatttgaattataagataaaaaaaatttatgcgGTGAACGTGGATCGAACACGTGACCTTCAGATCTTCAGTCTGACGCTCTCCCAACTGAGCTATCCCCGCTTgttgatataaaatttaacataatatataatatatttgtttctttttaagagtaaatataaatgacattttttatttttcaatatagtaatttactatttatgtgagttttttaaaaaataataattattatagtGCTTGATAATTTAAAGGTACATTATTCTAGTCTGATTTGAATTCAATTAACAgttttaatatacaaaaataatgataGTATGATAATCAAGATCAAGGAGACgatacattaaaataaaaatcatatgaTATTATGAGCTTcttcaataataaatatgtatggTTATTTACTTCAcattctctctctttttttttttttatcttctattaataatataatattttgattttgaaaaattgataGTCATGTCTCAACCATCCGAaagattaatttatatattcaattgGATTTGCTTAGGAATAACAATTGATCGGGTTGAGTTGAATTTGGGCGGGTCATAACAGGTTAAGACAATAATTGGGTCAAGATCTAACCCAACTCAAATTTGTTTGGGTCAAAATGGGTTAGATGGTTATATAACAGGTCAAAACTCAACCCAATCCAATTTTTACCAAgcttaattgttttatttgttcttttaaaatattttaatgcctaaaattattatttttctttaatatgaCTATATATAGcatatcaaattgaaaaataatttttaagaaaatattttgacaaaatgTCTCATGAGCCAATTAGAATTACATATCAACCTAACCCGTCCAAACTTAAATGAATTAGGTGAATGAAACGGATTGAATTTGATTTTACCACCCTAATCCATTAGGTTGAGCAAATGAATTGAATATTACATTGCGATTTTGTAAACCAGAAGTTGGTTTGTATATTCAATTGGTTTTCACATGATTTTATGATCCACAGAAATTTCATAGTATATCTAAAATCATAAGttcaaaaaatattctttcttaaacatcgtgaaaaacaaaaactaatttaagaaagttaaaaataattataatatacgccatttttctaaaaaggacatttattAGAATGAAACAAATAAGTCAAAAGgcaagtatttttttaattattattattattaaatatttttaaaagtggATTTATTTGTATGATCGGTGCAAAGGTGGATTAGACCTCATCATTCAAGAAAAAGGTCCTCTTGGCTACTTGATTATATTTCAACCCCTCTATACAGTTTTCTTTAATGAAATTTACTTTTCAAGATTTAAAAAACAGAGCAATTTCAAACTCAAATTATTATGGtcaatgtattttatttttaaaaaatttaatgaatGATTAAATACTTATCcactaaatattcaaaaaagtGAATATATTCGTACAACATACTAGTGCGTAGGGTGGttcaaaattgaataaaaatcgATAATTTGAacagaaaaaaagttattattgGTTTAACATTAATGAGTTATTAGCGATTTTGGATTATCGGTCTTTAACGAATTAACCAATTATccaatagtaaattaaataattatatttatacgtaCCATTTGGTATATAAAATCTTTGACTTAGAGCTTagtttcatacttttatttctAGTTGTCTCAAACTTTCGATCATTCAATGTAACAGTGTTGCTTTTGAGCCAGATGCAATTTGTCAACTCATGTGCATAGTTCATTCTATCACATTGTTTTAAAGTGGTTTTCAATGTtttcttttgtgtcaaatcttaagTACAGTTAGACCGATAATCGATAACTGATAAGTTAATATCTTAATTGTTCTATAATAGTTTAGCATGTCTACAAACCCATTATCAATAAGTCGAACTGTTAAACTTTAAAACGACCGATACGCAACTCTACTCGTAAGTATAGCTATAAGACTAAAGCCATCGGGATTTCCTATTgcattttgttaaaattaaaaatttcttggacaaaaataatagtatatattaacAAACATGTTTTTTGCAAAAAAtcatttcataaattaaaaagcACATTTCATAAACAAATGCCTCCATAACTGTTTGGAATTCCATGTTATAAATTCGACAATtagattttaataaataatataatttaaaattcataaattaaaaatcttgACTTCACTAAAATAGTACTtacaatttgtcattatttagcaaatatttttgacaaattcCGAGAGTCATGTAAGCTATTACTATTACATTGCAAAatattcctttttcttttttgattgaAAAGGAGTCAGAAGACCGGTGGCTAGAAGCATTACAATCAACTAAAATACTAGTTGAGTAACCTACTAGAGTTAAACTATCCGATATTGAAAAGTTGCTCCCTCCTTGTCAGCATCGATACTAGAATCATGTATTACTTGTCGAATTATTCCAAACAAAAGcctttataattataattagggAAAAGGGATaaatagtattatttaattttgtaattttaaagcTGATATagtttttgttgaaaatttaaTGTGTATAACAAAATGATGTATATTTACCATTTTCATTAACAAATCTATattttctacaatttttttaaaaaattctaaaattgatttttaatccCAAAATGCcacattattttgaaaaattacctCACCTATTTTTCTTTACCTCTCTAGACCAAACCCAAATGAACATCCagtatcacaaaaaaaaaaaaaaaaaaaacaggtgagttatttttttttaagtcataACATTTTTGAACTTAAATTAGTTTTCaagaattttcaataaatataaatctgttaatgaaaaagataaatgtATATCATTTACtacattatcaatatatatatatatatcaaaaagtATATCTCctttaaatcataaaaataaggtGTATATATGCCCCTTTATAGAAGAATGACTCGTGTAGTCCACCTCACAAACTGATTACAAGCACGAGATGGAAAAAAAAGGTGACAGATCAAACCAATAATGCcaaccattttatttttttaatttattataaaaagaaatgactttgatctgttttctttttcttcacgcTTAATCTAttatgtcaaaaaaataaaattatccatcttataatatataaaactatATGCTGCTTATAAATTTTGTAATTATTGTTTCTTGTTTCAGAATGTTTTGTCATGATTTATGTATGTAGTAGTTTCACTTTGTTATGGCTTTTTTACTTTTGCAAATTTCCTTTTTCTACTtgtttttgaaatgtttttccGTGAGTTAAGGTctatcataaataattttttaatcactCAAGATTAGAGTAAGATCGATGTATACTTTACCATCTTCATGCTTCACTTATAAAATTGCATTGAATatatcattattgttatttttgtgcCACTTACCAAGAAATGGTAAAATGAAACATACGCGAGGCAATAGCCTATAAAGTTAGactgtgaccatctcatctaaaattaatataatcttttcttttttttttgagataaaaaaattaatataatctattAGAAAGTGCATATTTTATTTACGTAATTATGTCTTGAATATGCCTTCCTGAGATTCCAACTCAGGAGTTCTCCTTGCTTGGATACCATATTATTGAAGTTGTATtatcatctcatctaaaaacttAACCGAtcagaaaagggaaaaaatgatATTTACATAGTTGAGAGTATATAgaacaaacaagaaaaaagtTGTTATGATCCACACATTAGAAACACTTATCAAAGAGTAAAGTGAATAACAAGGAAACTAGATCTATCTTCTATCTAGTTCCAAACAAATTAATGATCAAAGCATGTccaatgataaaaaaaaacaatataacaacatccaaaaaaaaacaattacaaagtgagatttttgcacaatattttctttcaattccttattCACCGTGTTCCTCCTCCACCTAACATTCCATCATTCCAATAGCCAACACTTGATGAATTCTCTTGCCCTTTACTCTCactattattatgattattcaAGCATCCAAATGGGAACATCATTTTTGCACCATTTTCTTGAACCTCACTTGATGTGTACAACGCGTTTAAATCTGGTGTTGCTGGTGATGATGAAGATATAAATGCACTTAAACCTCTTGAAGCAATCCCCGTTCGAAGAAGATCAAGAGCTGAAACTGGAGTAGtatttgaagttgaagttgaaaaatgatCGATTCCATTATTGCCCTTGTCCATTTTAGGAAATTCAAGAAATTGTGGCATGCCACGAAAGTAATTATTATGATCATGTATGTTAATAGATGGAAACCCTAGATTAAGATCTTGGTTACTTCCAAGATTAAGATTGTAACTAGGGTTTTGAAGAGAACTAAGACTTGGATTAGGGTTTAGATCAAGAAGCTTTTGAgaagatgatgataatgatgatgagGATGATGATAATATTGAACATCTTCTATTCTTCCTTGAACCACCTCCAACTGGAACATTTCTTAGTGTACCACCTTCTGTCCAATACCTGTTGATGAGATATAACTCAGTGACGAactcaaaaatttgaatttagaaaaaaagaaaattaaacaataatGTCACACTTAAAGTAACTTTTGAACCATTTTTACCGCTAAACTAGAATCTTCCCCTCTGTCAAGGGAAttcaataataacaaaatgaattatttttatcttatttttacaTAGTGAAATTTTTTGACAAAGATTTTCAACTGAACTGGCCCCGTTACTACTAGGTAGCAAGTAAGCGCTCCAACTACTACAATTTAATTAGTAGTAACAAAAAAAGTATATCTTTaacaatttaagtttataaGTGAGACGATCACAGACTTCATGAATCATACCTTCTACAAGTCTTGCAAAAGTATCTTGGTTGAGTAAGACTATAGTTGTTGTAGTAACAAAATTTGGTATTTGTTGAATTGCACCTTGGACAATTTACAACTTGATCTTTTTGTGGCCTGACTTTTTTCTCCATTGTAGAAGATGTTCTTGA
Proteins encoded in this window:
- the LOC125865176 gene encoding dof zinc finger protein DOF2.5-like, giving the protein MDTTTQWTQDIGLVTSNMATQIAPPNVTCSRTSSTMEKKVRPQKDQVVNCPRCNSTNTKFCYYNNYSLTQPRYFCKTCRRYWTEGGTLRNVPVGGGSRKNRRCSILSSSSSSLSSSSQKLLDLNPNPSLSSLQNPSYNLNLGSNQDLNLGFPSINIHDHNNYFRGMPQFLEFPKMDKGNNGIDHFSTSTSNTTPVSALDLLRTGIASRGLSAFISSSSPATPDLNALYTSSEVQENGAKMMFPFGCLNNHNNSESKGQENSSSVGYWNDGMLGGGGTR